From the genome of Sphingobacterium sp. UGAL515B_05:
TACGTTCCAATTCTTCCAAATTTTGACTGCTGGGGCTAGATTCGGTGACGCGGTTATCGACTTGCTGCTCAATTGGTGAGAAAAAGAGGTCATTTCCGGCAATACTAAGCTGATCAGCCATAATAACTGCGCGCTCGATGCTGTATTGGAGTTCCCGCACGTTACCAGGGAAATGATAGGCAAACATTTTTTTTACTGCATCCGACTCAAAACCTTCTATCCGTTTATTATATTTTTTCGAATAGATATCGAGAAAATGTTCAGCCAAAAGTTTGATATCCTCCCCGCGTTCACGCAAGGGCGGTACTTGAATCTCCACGGTATTGATTCGATAAATTAAGTCTTTTCGAAAACGGCTTTCATCTGCAAGCTGCTTTAACGGCACATTGGTCGCCGAGATTAAGCGTATATCCACCGGGATAGGTTGATAGGACCCCAACGGTGTAACCTGTCTATTCTGCAATACGGTTAACAACTTGGCTTGTTGCTGCAGGGAGATATTGCCAATTTCATCTAAGAACAGTGTCCCTCCGTTTGCCGCTTCGAATCGCCCCTGACGATCTTCACGCGCATCTGTAAATGCGCCCTTTTTATAGCCAAAAAGTTCACTTTCAAACAATGTTTCTGTCAATGCTCCCACGTCAACCTTGACATAAGTCCGGTCCGAACGTAGCGATCTTCGCTGAATGGCTTGAGCAATCAGATCTTTACCGGTTCCATTTTCTCCTAATATTAATATATTGGCATCTGTAGGGGCAATTTTCTCCAATTTATATTGCAGTTCATCCATCACGATGGAATTACCAATCATATCAGGACTGTGTGTACTGCTGAGCAAGGAGCTTTTACTTTTCTTTTCTTTATTTTTTGATTCCGCGAGGGCGCTTTCGATCGTTGCAAGCAACTGCTCATTTTCCCAAGGCTTCACCACAAAATCCGAAGCTCCCTGCTTCAATGATTTTACGGCCAGATCAACAGCTCCATAAGCTGTTATCATAATAACATGTACCTGTGGGAACTTTTCTTTAATTCGAGACAACCAATACAAGCCCTCATTACCGGTATTAATCGTACTTTTAAAATTCATATCTAAAAGCACTAGATCATAGGCGGTCTTCTCCAGGTGTGCAATAAGATTCTCTGGATTAGGTTCAACTTGAATATGACTAACTTTAGGTTTAAGCAAGATTCTTGCCGCAGTTAATAAATCCTGGTCATCATCAACGACTAAAATAGATGCTTTTTTCATACTTCCTGACTTCATTGAAGATACTAAGATAACTATAAATTCAACGAGCCTGCGTAATAATCATTGATATATTTTTGCAGCAGCCATTCGTATTGTTTTACCAACAATTGAATCTGGCTGTTATCGTATTTATTTTTCGCGGTCAAAAATATAACTGAATTACTATTTCCTAATTCGAAAACGACTTTGGCAATGCGAAAAGATTCGGCGTAATTTTCATTTTGACTACGCAATTGTGTAATCATATTGCTTGCGTTCTGTAAGTTAAAAACGGCATTGGACGTCGCAGCTCGTAAAATATTTTGTTGAATCTCTTTTTGAAATTTAGCAGCTTGTAGATCTAATTTTGCCAGGCGGACGTTGTTGTATACCTGCAAATGATTAAAAATGGGAATTGAGAGATTTAAAGAAATAGACTTTCCGACGTTATTACGCATTTGGGACCAATACGTTCCTTGAATACCCAATTTAGAATAATTGGATCCTAAACCAGCTCTCAGACTCAAAGACGGATAATAGTATGACTTTGCGATCTTGATATCGCGTTCCGCCACTTTGATTCGATAATCCAACGCCTGTATATCCGGCAATTGACCAACAGCCATTTCATACAACTGTTTTGCATCCAACCGCTGCCCGCTCTCTTTTATTCCCAGATTATCCAATTCGCCCAATTGATTTTCATCCATATTTAATAGGACCGCGAGTTTCACTCGGCTATTGTATAATAACTGCCTATTATTTTCAATCGTATTGATATCATTTGCCAGTTGTCCTTTCAAATCGAAGTAATCTCCGGGATTAATCGCGCCTTCCTTATGCATACTCTCCGCTCGGCGAACCTGTTCTCGGGTTACCTCAGTCTGCATTTCGGACTGCCGCAATATATCCTGAGCAGTCAAACTTTGGATATAAGCAGTAATAACATCCAGTTTTAAGGCATTAATCTGCGTATCAAAAGTCAATTTACCTGCGGTCTTTGCGTCGGCACGCATCCGTATCTCGTGAAATAAGCGAAACCCTCTAAATATTGGCAGACTTGCGTCCAAAGAAAAATTCCCAGTTGAATTGTTTGATGAAATATATTGAAGGGTAGAATTATCCTGAGATCTTCCTGATGTCAGACTATGCTGTAGGCTTGCATCTACATCGGGCAATCTATTCGCTTTAGCCTGGGCTAAATTCACCTCCGCACGCTTCACATCGAGTTCATTCTGCAATAAGGTTGGATTGGCCTTTATTGCCAACTGGATACACTCAGCTAAGCTCCGCTTGGCAATTTGCTTATCGTCGGTTCTTGTTACTGTTGTTTGCGCCACTTTTTCCGGTAGCCGCTGCTCCATCTGCTGCGCCTCCGTCTTGGCATAACTCAATAAAAAGCATAATGTAGTATATATATAGACTCTCTTCATATCCATTTTTTATTTTCTTGCTGACCATCGCCATGCCAAACAACAAAAACATTAAATATCAGATAGATACAAAAACCATATTTTCAAAAATGTTCGTTAATGAACAGTCGGTGTGCGTAGTTGGACAATTAAAATCTACAAGTGTATAAATAGGAACATGATGAAGATCAAGTTCACCATTTATTCGTTTATTCTATGGATATTCCTCGGTGTTTCTTCGGTATTTCTTCGCTTACAACCGAAGAAGTACCGAAGAAGCACCGAACAAGCTCCGAACAAGCACCGAGTAATCTACGAATACAATAGCTATTAATTAGTTAAAAATGGCGGTATACATCGCTTTGTCCTATACTTAAATAGATCAAAATCCTGACTTTTGAACAAACTGTTTTTGCCAATCTTTGGGATCAATCGGGTAAATAGTGACATTATTTCTACCTGTTGTTAAGTAGACAGAATAACGTTTGCTCCACCGGAACTAATGTGCCTCACCACAACTGAGATTATATTTGATCAAAGCGCTTCAGTTGCTGCACTAAACAGTGAAAAAACTTCAGTTGTACGCCTTCGTACAAGAAGTGTCCGCTATCGAACACCAAACAAGAGACAATACAAAATAAACAACTACAAATCAGCCTATTAAATTATTGGCACAGCTTTCATAGTTACATATAAAATTGATATTAAATTATGGACAGACCTTTAGAAAAGAAGAAGTGGAATAGCAAACGTATCATGACTATTGTAGGGGTTGCTGGCTTAGTTGGATTAATCAGCGCCAGCTTTTATTTTACCTCCGGCAAAAGCAAACTGAATGTTGAAGCTGACCGCATCTCTATTGTCGAAATAAAAAATGGAAACTTTCAAGAATTTATCCCGATAAACGGCACCGTGCTTCCTATTAGCAGCATATACCTCGATGCTTCTGTTGGCGGACGCGTGGAAGAAAAGTTCGTAGAAGATGGGGCTATCTTAAAAAAGGGAGATGCAATTATGCGTCTATCCAATACCGATCAGGAGCTTACTTTAGTACAACAAGAAACGCAAGTTCTGAACTTATTAACCCAGTCTCAAATTGCGCAGACCAATGCACAACAAGCATCTATTAACAACCGTAACCAAATGGCTGATGTAGAACAGGCCTACCGGGAAGCAGAGCGGATCTATAATCTAAACAGAAAATTACTTGCTGAAAAAGCCATTGGCACACAAGAGTTCGAAAAATCAAAGAACGAATATAACTATCAAAAAGAGCGAGTCAACTTGACCAAACAGATCCTAAAACAGGACGAGATCTCCAATGCACAAAAAACTAATCAGGACAAGCAAACTTACCAACGTACACAGAGCGCATTGGAACTAATGAAAAGAAAAATTGGTGATCTGATCGTTAGAGCACCTGTTGACGGACAATTGACAGCCTTCGATGCAGAAATCGGTCAAAACAAAAATGCCGGAGAACGATTGGGACAAATCGACGTCTTGACAGGATTCAAAGTGCGTGCTGATATTGACGAACATTATATCAACCGTATTTTCCCAGATCTACAAGGTGAATTTTCTATTGGTGAAAAAACCTATAAACTCCGTATCAAGAAAGTGTATACCCAAGTTACCAATGGTCGATTCCAAGTTGATATGGAATTTATCAATGATGTTCCAAAGGGGATCCGTCGTGGTCAAACTTTACAGATACGTTTAGCCTTAAGTGACGAAACGAAAGCATTACTACTTGCAAAAGGAGGATTCTATCAACAGACCGGTGGTAACTGGATCTTCAAATTGGATAAAAATGGAAGCACAGCATACCGTGTGGATATCCAACTAGGAAGACAGAATCCGGAATATTATGAGGTCATCAAAGGTCTACAACCGGGAGATAAAGTTATTGTATCAAGCTATGAGACCTACGATAAGGTTCAAGAACTGAATATTAAAAAGTAACATCATATAGCGGTTATCGATAACATCAGGTCTGTCGATAACCGCCTTTATCATACGACCATAATTATGATTAAAAACTTTATTAAAACCGCTCTCCGCAACCTTTGGAAAACCAAAGGTTACAGCTTTCTCAATATTTTTGGGCTGGCGATCGGGATTGCTGCGGCATCGTTGATTTTTTTATGGGTTGAAAACCAGTTGAGCTACAACGATAATTTCGCCAACAAAAAGGATATCTATATTGTCAAATCAAAACAGACATACGATGGTGCCACCTATGTTTTTCAATCTACTCCAGGACCATTTGCCCAAAGCGTAGCGAAAGAGATTCCAGGTATTAAACATGCAGTCCGTATGACTTGGGATACGCCCATGCTCTTTTCTGTCGGCGACAATAATTTATTCCAGACCGGACTATATGCTGATGCTTCCATTGCCGACGTACTGTCCTTAGAATTTTTAGAAGGTGATCGTAAAAGCGCATTCGACCAAGTGAATAATATTATCCTATCGGAGACAGGTGCAAAAAAATTGTTTGGGGACCGCCCGGCATTGGGAAAGACCGTCAAAACAAATAATAAAGAACCCTTTATCGTGGCAGCAGTCATCAAGGATTTACCCAAAAACAGCAGTTTTAGTTTTCAGTGGCTCATCCCTTTTAAGAAATATGAAGCTGGACAGGATTGGCTGGAAACTTGGGGGAACAATGGCTTACAAACGCTTGTTCAGGTTGATGAAAACGCCAATGTAGACCAGATCAACAAACAGATGCTGGATTTTGTCAAAAAGAAAACCAATGGTGAAGTCACTTTTTCGCAGAACTACCTTTATCCAATGGATCGTTGGATTACTTATAATCAGTTTGACAACAGCGGAAATGAAAAAGAAGGTGGTATTAAGAATATTCGCCTATTTACTTTTATTGCTTGGATCGTACTATTGATTGCCTGCATCAACTTTATGAATCTGGCAACTGCCCGATCCGAAAAAAGAGCAAAGGAAGTGGGCATGCGCAAAGTTGTTGGGGCTAGCCGCCGATCCCTGATTGCACAATTCTTGGGAGAGTCGCTCGTATTAGCAACAATCTCGTCACTGATGGCGATTCTATTGATTTATATCTTTATCCGGCCGTTCAATACCATGATCGGTCAGGATCTACAGGTCAATATTTTCGAACCTTTACACATCGGTTTTTTACTTGCTGTGACGATCTTGTGCGGTCTGTTTGCAGGTAGCTACCCAGCATTTTTTCTATCCGCATTTAAACCGCTTTCGAGCATTAAAGGTGCAAAGCAAAAGACAGGCAGCGGTAGTCTAATTCGAAAAGGACTGGTTGTCGTTCAATATTCTGCTTCGGTCGTATTGATAATCAGCACCATTATTATTTACCAACAGATTCAGCACAACAAAAACAGGGATCTCGGATTCGATAAGAGTCAAGTATTGACAACAGCACTTCAAGGTGATATGGCAAAACATCTGCCCTTAATTAAAAATCAACTGCTGGCAACAGGAGTTGTCCAAGAAGTGGGTGTCAGTGATATGAGTATCCTTAATATTTATTCCAACAGTTCGG
Proteins encoded in this window:
- a CDS encoding ABC transporter permease, translated to MIKNFIKTALRNLWKTKGYSFLNIFGLAIGIAAASLIFLWVENQLSYNDNFANKKDIYIVKSKQTYDGATYVFQSTPGPFAQSVAKEIPGIKHAVRMTWDTPMLFSVGDNNLFQTGLYADASIADVLSLEFLEGDRKSAFDQVNNIILSETGAKKLFGDRPALGKTVKTNNKEPFIVAAVIKDLPKNSSFSFQWLIPFKKYEAGQDWLETWGNNGLQTLVQVDENANVDQINKQMLDFVKKKTNGEVTFSQNYLYPMDRWITYNQFDNSGNEKEGGIKNIRLFTFIAWIVLLIACINFMNLATARSEKRAKEVGMRKVVGASRRSLIAQFLGESLVLATISSLMAILLIYIFIRPFNTMIGQDLQVNIFEPLHIGFLLAVTILCGLFAGSYPAFFLSAFKPLSSIKGAKQKTGSGSLIRKGLVVVQYSASVVLIISTIIIYQQIQHNKNRDLGFDKSQVLTTALQGDMAKHLPLIKNQLLATGVVQEVGVSDMSILNIYSNSSGFSWDGKDPNASILIGMLRADEGLIPALDLKLSDGRNFHQNFVGDSTSVVINEAFAKLIKKDGLVAGNIISYGEEKLTIAGVVKNFVYNNVYADPEPMLFLPMNRDNGIMTIKTKAGINLPDAIQQIEKVIVKNNPGFPFDYKFLDDSFNTKFQAELFVQRLSSVFAIMSIIISCLGLFGLAAFATEQRAKEISIRKVLGASVSGLIQMLNREFVILVAISCIIAFPIAWIIMSKWLTNYAHHIDISWTIFIISGLTAIIIALLTISSQAFKAAIANPTKTLRDQ
- a CDS encoding sigma-54 dependent transcriptional regulator — encoded protein: MKKASILVVDDDQDLLTAARILLKPKVSHIQVEPNPENLIAHLEKTAYDLVLLDMNFKSTINTGNEGLYWLSRIKEKFPQVHVIMITAYGAVDLAVKSLKQGASDFVVKPWENEQLLATIESALAESKNKEKKSKSSLLSSTHSPDMIGNSIVMDELQYKLEKIAPTDANILILGENGTGKDLIAQAIQRRSLRSDRTYVKVDVGALTETLFESELFGYKKGAFTDAREDRQGRFEAANGGTLFLDEIGNISLQQQAKLLTVLQNRQVTPLGSYQPIPVDIRLISATNVPLKQLADESRFRKDLIYRINTVEIQVPPLRERGEDIKLLAEHFLDIYSKKYNKRIEGFESDAVKKMFAYHFPGNVRELQYSIERAVIMADQLSIAGNDLFFSPIEQQVDNRVTESSPSSQNLEELERKAIKSAIERYNGNISKAAKELGLTRAALYRRLEKYDI
- a CDS encoding efflux RND transporter periplasmic adaptor subunit — translated: MDRPLEKKKWNSKRIMTIVGVAGLVGLISASFYFTSGKSKLNVEADRISIVEIKNGNFQEFIPINGTVLPISSIYLDASVGGRVEEKFVEDGAILKKGDAIMRLSNTDQELTLVQQETQVLNLLTQSQIAQTNAQQASINNRNQMADVEQAYREAERIYNLNRKLLAEKAIGTQEFEKSKNEYNYQKERVNLTKQILKQDEISNAQKTNQDKQTYQRTQSALELMKRKIGDLIVRAPVDGQLTAFDAEIGQNKNAGERLGQIDVLTGFKVRADIDEHYINRIFPDLQGEFSIGEKTYKLRIKKVYTQVTNGRFQVDMEFINDVPKGIRRGQTLQIRLALSDETKALLLAKGGFYQQTGGNWIFKLDKNGSTAYRVDIQLGRQNPEYYEVIKGLQPGDKVIVSSYETYDKVQELNIKK
- a CDS encoding TolC family protein → MKRVYIYTTLCFLLSYAKTEAQQMEQRLPEKVAQTTVTRTDDKQIAKRSLAECIQLAIKANPTLLQNELDVKRAEVNLAQAKANRLPDVDASLQHSLTSGRSQDNSTLQYISSNNSTGNFSLDASLPIFRGFRLFHEIRMRADAKTAGKLTFDTQINALKLDVITAYIQSLTAQDILRQSEMQTEVTREQVRRAESMHKEGAINPGDYFDLKGQLANDINTIENNRQLLYNSRVKLAVLLNMDENQLGELDNLGIKESGQRLDAKQLYEMAVGQLPDIQALDYRIKVAERDIKIAKSYYYPSLSLRAGLGSNYSKLGIQGTYWSQMRNNVGKSISLNLSIPIFNHLQVYNNVRLAKLDLQAAKFQKEIQQNILRAATSNAVFNLQNASNMITQLRSQNENYAESFRIAKVVFELGNSNSVIFLTAKNKYDNSQIQLLVKQYEWLLQKYINDYYAGSLNL